From Pseudorasbora parva isolate DD20220531a chromosome 25, ASM2467924v1, whole genome shotgun sequence, one genomic window encodes:
- the LOC137065496 gene encoding uncharacterized protein, with protein sequence MISRMAVRGILFLTLFTVMCVADPTVKIVMPSCPCGPRNLALGAPAVQSSTNETLKASAENAVDGNRNSIFNVGSCSQTNGEMNPWWRIDLLEFYEVTRVRITNRGDGFAERINGAQIRIGNSLENNGNNNELAATIESIPAGETKTFEFKPITGHYVNIFIPGRSEYLTLCEVEVFGEKYPSAYGCAPRNLALGGTAVQSSTHPRHKAAAQNAVDGNRNSIMDGGSCSHTREERNPWWRVDLLEEQVVTRVRITNRGDGFAERINGAQIRIGNWLDNNGNNNELAATIESIPAGESKTFTFSPIKGRYVNIFIPKLLHKEFLTLCEVEVYAGMGCIDSHSPCPL encoded by the exons ATGATTTCCAG GATGGCCGTTCGTGGGATTTTGTTTCTAACACTTTTTACTGTGATGTGCGTCGCTGATCCCACAG TAAAGATCGTCATGCCATCGTGCCCTTGTGGTCCAA GGAATCTTGCTCTTGGAGCACCAGCTGTCCAGTCCTCTACAAATGAGACGCTCAAAGCATCTGCTGAAAATGCTGTTGATGGCAACAGGAATTCAATTTTCAATGTTGGGTCATGCAGTCAAACTAATGGGGAAATGAACCCCTGGTGGAGAATTGACCTGCTGGAATTTTATGAGGTAACCAGAGTTCGCATCACTAATCGAGGAGATGGTTTTGCAGAGAGGATAAATGGTGCTCAGATTCGTATCGGCAACAGCCTAGAAAACAATGGCAACAATAATGAGCT AGCGGCAACTATTGAGTCCATTCCAGCCGGAGAGacaaaaacatttgagtttaaGCCTATTACGGGGCATTATGTCAACATTTTTATTCCTGGGCGTAGTGAATATCTCACACTGTGTGAGGTCGAGGTGTTTGGAG aAAAGTACCCATCAGCGTACGGTTGTGCTCCAA GGAATCTTGCTCTTGGAGGCACAGCTGTCCAGTCTTCCACACACCCGCGGCACAAGGCAGCTGCTCAAAATGCTGTTGATGGCAACAGGAATTCAATTATGGATGGTGGCTCATGCAGTCATACTAGAGAGGAGAGGAACCCCTGGTGGAGAGTTGACCTGCTGGAAGAACAAGTGGTAACCAGAGTTCGCATCACTAATCGAGGAGATGGTTTTGCAGAGAGGATAAATGGTGCTCAGATCCGTATCGGCAACTGGCTGGACAATAATGGCAACAATAATGAGCT AGCGGCAACTATTGAGTCCATTCCAGCCGGAGAGTCAAAAACATTTACGTTTAGCCCTATTAAGGGTCGATATGTCAATATTTTCATACCCAAGTTACTCCACAAGGAATTTCTCACACTGTGTGAGGTCGAGGTGTATGCAG GGATGGGCTGTATTGATTCACACTCTCCCTGTCCTCTATAA